In Natronomonas halophila, one DNA window encodes the following:
- a CDS encoding helix-turn-helix transcriptional regulator → MDQATIDSISFLTRSETRVRLLERLLDEGAATQRELRVDLDTSRSTVTRALNDFQDRGWVQNSGNTYRLTPVGQQIIEATRNLAETVEAAEDLAPFLRWFPTEEFDLDITALSDARVVTPSEGDPYTPARAQVERIRDADRFRAVFPSVDIEGTRLAHEQITSDALEAELIVSPSVKETITSGEFAPLFREKLATGRMTVLEMSSDPPFFLGIADGETVQIGVEDDEGFPRALLEATDERVREWAEDLYEAYHAEATVIPAEAF, encoded by the coding sequence ATGGACCAAGCAACGATAGACAGCATCTCCTTTCTGACCCGGTCGGAGACCCGGGTCCGGCTGTTGGAGCGGTTGCTCGACGAGGGGGCGGCGACCCAGCGGGAACTCAGGGTCGACCTCGATACCTCCCGCTCGACGGTCACCCGCGCGCTCAACGATTTCCAGGACCGCGGATGGGTCCAAAACAGCGGGAATACCTACCGACTGACGCCGGTCGGCCAGCAGATTATCGAGGCCACGCGGAACCTCGCCGAAACCGTCGAGGCCGCCGAGGACCTCGCGCCCTTCCTGCGGTGGTTCCCGACCGAGGAGTTCGACCTCGATATTACGGCGCTGTCGGACGCGAGGGTGGTGACACCGTCGGAGGGCGACCCCTACACGCCCGCGCGAGCGCAGGTCGAACGCATCCGTGATGCCGACCGATTCCGTGCGGTGTTTCCCTCGGTCGATATCGAAGGGACGAGACTCGCACACGAGCAGATAACCAGCGACGCCCTCGAAGCCGAACTCATCGTCTCGCCCTCGGTCAAGGAGACGATTACGTCAGGGGAGTTCGCGCCGCTGTTCCGCGAGAAACTGGCGACGGGCAGGATGACGGTCCTCGAGATGTCGTCGGACCCGCCCTTCTTTCTCGGTATCGCCGACGGCGAAACCGTCCAGATCGGCGTCGAGGACGACGAGGGCTTTCCCCGAGCGCTGCTGGAGGCGACCGACGAGCGCGTCCGCGAGTGGGCGGAGGACCTCTACGAGGCCTACCACGCCGAGGCAACGGTCATCCCGGCCGAGGCGTTCTGA
- a CDS encoding endonuclease V — MKVERERFLPDPALSHEEMEAMQREIAETAGFEDDIDFEPADIPAGDVLVAGVDQAFLDDRALSAVVVLRGDEVVARAHAVTPLEIPYIPGLLAFREGEPIVAALEKLDVDPDLLVFDGSGRIHFREAGIATHVGVIFETPAVGVAKSLLCGRPRQSVDSLPEGARVAIEADDSMTAPDGETVGYAYQSRQYPDSTKINPLYVSAGHRVSAETAVDCVEASGGQYKLPRPTRLADQYADDLKGDL, encoded by the coding sequence ATGAAGGTCGAACGCGAGCGGTTCCTTCCGGACCCCGCCCTTTCCCACGAGGAGATGGAGGCGATGCAGCGGGAAATCGCCGAGACGGCGGGTTTCGAGGACGATATCGACTTCGAACCCGCCGACATCCCGGCCGGCGACGTCCTCGTCGCGGGCGTCGACCAGGCGTTTCTCGACGACCGGGCACTCTCGGCGGTCGTCGTCTTGCGCGGCGACGAAGTCGTCGCCCGCGCCCACGCCGTCACGCCGCTGGAGATTCCCTACATCCCCGGCCTGCTGGCCTTCCGCGAGGGCGAACCCATCGTTGCCGCCCTCGAAAAACTCGACGTCGACCCCGACTTGCTCGTGTTCGACGGCAGCGGCCGCATCCACTTCCGGGAGGCCGGCATCGCGACCCACGTCGGCGTCATCTTCGAGACGCCCGCCGTCGGCGTTGCCAAGAGCCTGCTGTGTGGCCGCCCGCGCCAGTCGGTCGATTCGCTGCCGGAAGGCGCCCGCGTCGCCATCGAGGCCGACGACTCGATGACCGCGCCGGACGGCGAGACGGTCGGCTACGCCTATCAGAGCCGCCAGTATCCCGACTCGACGAAAATCAACCCGCTCTACGTCTCGGCGGGCCATCGCGTGTCCGCGGAGACGGCCGTCGACTGCGTGGAAGCCAGCGGCGGGCAATATAAACTCCCCCGACCCACACGCCTCGCCGACCAGTACGCCGACGACCTGAAAGGCGACCTGTAG
- a CDS encoding VOC family protein: MVAHLGHVHLKVRDVERVGSFYTDVFDLAITERVGRYAFLSFGEQHHDVALQGVGADAPTPAPGVGLYHAAFEVESSDELRAVYETLDERSVDVSPVDHGISKALYFDDPSGNGLEVYLDTRDTMEEDWVGTNSRFDPTAL; the protein is encoded by the coding sequence ATGGTCGCCCATCTCGGCCACGTCCACCTGAAGGTTCGCGACGTCGAACGGGTAGGTTCCTTCTACACCGACGTGTTCGACCTCGCGATTACCGAACGGGTCGGCCGATACGCCTTCCTCTCCTTCGGCGAGCAGCACCACGACGTCGCCTTACAGGGTGTCGGCGCGGATGCGCCCACCCCCGCTCCGGGCGTCGGCCTGTACCACGCCGCCTTCGAAGTCGAGAGTTCGGACGAACTGCGTGCTGTCTACGAGACCCTCGATGAGCGCAGCGTCGACGTCTCGCCGGTCGACCACGGCATCAGCAAGGCGCTCTACTTCGATGACCCGTCGGGTAACGGACTGGAGGTGTACCTCGACACGCGCGATACCATGGAGGAGGACTGGGTGGGCACCAACAGCCGATTCGACCCGACGGCGCTGTAG
- a CDS encoding bifunctional nuclease family protein, with protein sequence MTHEATVHGLGVSVEEGGDEGAPVVVLRARDEAIPIFISADQAKSISHALEGRPFERPLTHDLFVEMLTEFGGAIDRVRIDDLSENTFLAKIDAERYADGERREVVLDARPSDAIAIALRVDCPIRVSDEVLEAAGQPPDAFEVK encoded by the coding sequence ATGACACACGAGGCGACCGTCCACGGCCTTGGGGTAAGCGTCGAAGAGGGGGGCGACGAAGGCGCACCGGTCGTCGTGCTGCGGGCACGCGATGAGGCGATACCGATATTCATCAGCGCCGACCAGGCGAAGTCCATCTCGCACGCGCTGGAGGGCCGGCCCTTCGAGCGGCCGCTGACCCACGACCTCTTCGTGGAGATGCTCACCGAGTTCGGCGGCGCCATCGACCGGGTGCGCATCGACGACCTCTCGGAGAACACCTTCCTCGCGAAAATCGACGCCGAGCGGTACGCCGACGGCGAACGCCGGGAGGTCGTCCTCGACGCCCGCCCCAGCGACGCCATCGCCATCGCCCTCCGCGTCGACTGCCCGATTCGGGTCTCCGACGAAGTGCTCGAAGCGGCCGGCCAACCGCCGGACGCCTTCGAGGTGAAATAG
- a CDS encoding rhomboid family intramembrane serine protease: MAKCDVCGAHENMPYNCRHCGGTFCSDHRLPENHGCPGLENWNDPKGVFDSGFDDSVESRGGRSQGLLAKVGLDTGAGGPLGYFRNNVSYLFLGVIVVVFGIQYLLAPLFGVPIGSQQWYGLFTLTTTNPEYVWTWVVSVFAHNGPTHLLFNGIALYFFAPIVERQVGSKKFTALFLISGMAAGLAQVGLGLATGETVRVLGASGALMAIMGVLSITSPDLKVLLFFFIPMSIRTLTILFAAFSLFAVSGDILGGVAHFAHLTGLVIGLWYGNRVKDRIRGGPQQVNLGPGRGGNGPGGPGRFP; encoded by the coding sequence ATGGCGAAGTGTGACGTGTGCGGGGCCCACGAGAACATGCCGTACAACTGTCGGCACTGCGGTGGGACCTTCTGTAGCGACCACCGCCTGCCGGAGAACCACGGCTGTCCCGGCCTCGAGAACTGGAACGACCCGAAGGGGGTCTTCGATAGCGGCTTCGACGACTCCGTCGAAAGCCGAGGCGGTCGCTCGCAGGGGCTGCTGGCCAAGGTCGGCCTCGATACCGGCGCCGGCGGTCCGCTGGGCTACTTCCGGAACAACGTCTCGTATCTGTTCCTCGGCGTCATCGTCGTCGTCTTCGGAATCCAGTACCTCCTCGCGCCGCTTTTCGGCGTTCCCATCGGCTCCCAGCAGTGGTACGGCCTCTTTACGCTCACCACGACCAACCCCGAATACGTCTGGACGTGGGTCGTCTCGGTGTTCGCCCACAACGGGCCGACCCACCTGCTTTTCAACGGCATCGCGCTGTACTTCTTCGCGCCCATCGTCGAGCGACAGGTCGGCTCCAAGAAGTTCACCGCGCTGTTCCTCATCAGCGGCATGGCCGCCGGTCTCGCACAGGTCGGCCTCGGCCTCGCGACCGGCGAGACGGTCCGCGTCCTCGGTGCCTCCGGCGCGCTCATGGCCATCATGGGCGTTCTCTCGATTACCTCGCCGGACCTGAAGGTGCTCCTGTTTTTCTTCATCCCCATGTCCATCCGGACGCTGACCATCCTCTTTGCGGCCTTCTCGCTGTTTGCGGTCTCCGGGGACATCCTCGGCGGCGTCGCCCACTTCGCACACCTGACGGGCCTCGTCATCGGCCTCTGGTACGGCAACCGCGTCAAGGACCGCATCCGTGGCGGCCCACAGCAGGTCAACCTCGGACCCGGCCGCGGCGGTAACGGCCCCGGCGGTCCCGGCCGATTCCCATGA
- a CDS encoding glycerate kinase type-2 family protein codes for MFDRDPESPAHELAIDCLRAGIEAANPETAVRRHCAVADDTLRIRDAEYDLDDFDRILVLGGGKAADDLAAALETLFGDRIDGGAVVTNERTADPQRVTVRTGGHPTPDADSVAGAEAVLKAAESADDRTLVLAAITGGGSALLCAPAEGLSLDSFQRVTDGLLDAGAPIEDVNTVRRTCSNIKGGGLAAAAAPATVVGLLVSDVVGDDPAVIASGPTVPAAVDPEAALTVLDRYDVDAPDVEAWLEAAASEAAPAVTVENHVIASGRDAVDAAVDVAHQAGYEPCLLSTRIEGEASDAGRFHAAIAAESLDSDNPVSPPAVLLSGGETTVTVTGDGTGGPNLEWALAAALDAPEGTVFAAVDTDGSDGSTDAAGAIVDSNAVDDVEAARRALTANDSYHFLDARDALLRSGPTGTNVNDLRVVVVPENG; via the coding sequence GTGTTCGACCGCGACCCGGAGTCGCCGGCCCACGAACTCGCAATCGACTGCCTGCGGGCGGGCATCGAGGCTGCCAACCCCGAAACCGCAGTGCGTCGTCACTGTGCCGTAGCGGACGACACGCTCCGTATCCGGGACGCCGAATACGACCTCGACGACTTCGACCGTATCCTCGTTCTCGGCGGCGGCAAGGCCGCGGACGACCTCGCGGCGGCCCTCGAAACCCTGTTCGGCGACCGTATCGACGGCGGCGCCGTCGTGACCAACGAGCGGACTGCTGACCCCCAGCGTGTGACCGTCCGAACGGGCGGCCATCCAACTCCCGACGCCGACAGCGTGGCCGGCGCCGAGGCGGTGCTGAAGGCGGCCGAGTCGGCCGATGACCGCACCCTCGTACTCGCGGCGATTACCGGCGGCGGTAGCGCGCTGCTGTGTGCGCCGGCCGAGGGCCTCTCGCTCGATTCCTTCCAGCGGGTCACCGACGGGCTGCTCGATGCGGGCGCACCCATCGAGGACGTGAACACGGTGCGGCGGACCTGCTCGAACATCAAGGGCGGTGGCCTCGCGGCGGCGGCCGCCCCCGCCACCGTCGTCGGTCTACTCGTCAGCGACGTGGTCGGCGACGACCCCGCAGTCATCGCCAGCGGGCCGACCGTTCCCGCGGCCGTCGACCCCGAGGCCGCCCTCACGGTGCTGGACCGGTACGACGTCGACGCACCCGACGTCGAGGCGTGGCTGGAGGCCGCCGCCTCCGAGGCCGCACCCGCCGTTACCGTCGAGAACCACGTCATCGCCTCGGGACGGGACGCCGTCGACGCCGCCGTTGACGTCGCCCATCAGGCCGGCTACGAGCCGTGTCTGCTGTCGACCCGCATCGAAGGGGAAGCAAGCGACGCGGGGCGGTTCCACGCCGCTATCGCCGCGGAATCACTCGATTCCGATAATCCGGTCTCGCCGCCAGCAGTCCTGCTGTCGGGCGGCGAAACGACGGTGACGGTCACCGGCGACGGGACGGGCGGGCCGAACCTCGAATGGGCGCTCGCGGCGGCCCTCGACGCGCCCGAGGGTACCGTCTTCGCGGCGGTCGATACCGACGGCAGCGACGGCAGCACCGACGCCGCGGGCGCCATCGTCGATTCGAACGCGGTCGACGATGTAGAGGCCGCGCGCCGCGCCCTCACGGCGAACGATAGCTACCACTTCCTCGATGCACGCGACGCGTTGCTCCGGTCCGGCCCGACGGGGACGAACGTCAACGACCTCCGGGTCGTCGTCGTTCCCGAGAACGGGTAG
- a CDS encoding SDR family oxidoreductase → MSNRTVLITGCSSGIGRATAYAFLDEEWRVYATARNPADIQQLGEAGCDIGTIDVTDTEDVERVVDRIMEEEGRIDALVNNAGYGQHGPLEDVDDDLFEKQFDVNVFGPHRLIREVLPHMREREDGTIVNVSSVAGRLAAPGMGAYSASKHAIEGYSDALRLEVEPFGIDVSVVQPGPVETSFRDRVGDELGRLDRTDAYEDLYEFQEDASLFGSDSPIAVHPAEVAEVIVEAAVTPDPDPRYPVGGVAQAMLLASHLPDPLSDRVFAAVRKFTS, encoded by the coding sequence ATGAGCAATCGGACGGTTCTGATTACGGGCTGTTCGTCGGGTATCGGCCGGGCGACGGCCTACGCCTTCCTCGACGAGGAGTGGCGAGTGTACGCGACGGCACGCAACCCCGCCGACATCCAGCAACTCGGCGAAGCGGGCTGTGACATCGGCACCATCGACGTCACCGACACCGAGGACGTCGAACGCGTCGTCGACCGCATCATGGAAGAGGAGGGCCGCATCGACGCCCTCGTGAACAACGCTGGCTACGGCCAGCACGGCCCGCTGGAGGACGTCGACGACGACCTCTTCGAAAAGCAGTTCGACGTCAACGTCTTCGGCCCGCATCGCCTCATCCGCGAGGTTCTCCCGCACATGCGCGAACGCGAGGACGGCACCATCGTCAACGTCTCCTCGGTCGCCGGCCGCCTCGCCGCACCCGGGATGGGCGCCTACTCCGCCTCGAAACACGCCATCGAGGGGTACAGCGACGCCCTTCGGTTGGAGGTCGAACCCTTCGGCATCGACGTTAGCGTCGTCCAGCCCGGTCCCGTGGAAACGAGTTTCCGCGACCGGGTCGGCGACGAACTCGGACGCCTCGACCGCACCGACGCCTACGAGGACCTCTACGAGTTCCAGGAGGACGCCTCGCTGTTCGGCTCGGACAGCCCCATCGCGGTCCATCCCGCCGAAGTCGCGGAAGTCATCGTCGAGGCGGCGGTCACGCCGGACCCCGACCCACGCTACCCGGTCGGCGGCGTCGCACAGGCGATGTTGCTCGCCAGCCACCTGCCCGACCCCCTGAGCGACCGGGTCTTCGCGGCCGTCCGGAAGTTCACCTCGTAG